Proteins from a single region of Candidatus Obscuribacterales bacterium:
- a CDS encoding XRE family transcriptional regulator, with protein MQKRNEATRRKRKYDMEESSGNVFKDIGFDDDEAASLLARAELISKLRDLIEASGMSQRQIASVLRVRQPRVAEIMGMKTQCFSVDLLLRYLARLGTKVSFNFEHETGVA; from the coding sequence ATGCAGAAGCGCAACGAAGCCACAAGACGCAAAAGAAAATATGACATGGAGGAAAGCTCCGGTAACGTATTCAAAGACATCGGATTTGATGATGATGAGGCTGCCAGTCTTTTGGCGCGAGCGGAGCTAATCAGTAAGCTTAGAGATTTAATTGAGGCTAGCGGAATGTCTCAGCGCCAGATTGCGTCTGTTTTAAGAGTCAGACAGCCGCGTGTGGCTGAAATTATGGGAATGAAGACACAATGCTTTAGTGTGGACTTATTGCTTCGATATTTGGCAAGACTCGGCACGAAAGTGTCGTTTAATTTTGAACATGAAACAGGAGTAGCGTAA
- a CDS encoding type II toxin-antitoxin system RelE/ParE family toxin: protein MLLKPIKWVGASRSILKQFPDEARYKAGSELFRLQEGKTPTDWKPMSIVGAGAKEIRIHVPNEYRVIYVAKFEEAIYVLHCFKKTTHKTSHHDIEIARSAYAEAQRSHKTQKKI from the coding sequence ATGTTGCTCAAGCCGATCAAATGGGTTGGTGCTAGCCGGAGCATTTTGAAACAGTTTCCCGATGAGGCTCGCTACAAGGCTGGTTCGGAGTTGTTTAGGCTTCAGGAGGGAAAGACACCAACTGATTGGAAGCCAATGTCCATAGTGGGTGCGGGTGCCAAAGAAATTCGAATTCATGTTCCGAATGAATACAGGGTGATTTATGTAGCAAAATTTGAAGAGGCCATTTATGTTCTACATTGTTTTAAAAAGACGACACACAAGACATCCCATCACGATATTGAAATAGCGAGGTCCGCTTATGCAGAAGCGCAACGAAGCCACAAGACGCAAAAGAAAATATGA
- a CDS encoding helix-turn-helix domain-containing protein, translating to MRLLVSVMYTVKVYMTAKRDKNKVDANDQVYWRKRATNLSFGQIIRAYRLAEDWTLTYAAELVGISKQQLSDYENGRKLPSMEKAYQIASALGIMPESVVLHVINEQLEKFQIPIRVDLTG from the coding sequence GTGCGACTGCTCGTCTCAGTCATGTACACCGTAAAGGTGTACATGACTGCAAAACGCGATAAGAATAAAGTTGACGCCAATGATCAAGTCTATTGGCGCAAGCGTGCAACGAATCTGAGCTTTGGTCAAATAATACGTGCTTACCGTTTGGCGGAAGACTGGACATTAACATACGCTGCTGAATTGGTTGGCATTAGCAAACAGCAGTTGAGTGATTATGAGAATGGAAGAAAACTGCCCAGTATGGAGAAGGCGTATCAGATAGCTAGTGCTCTTGGGATAATGCCGGAAAGTGTCGTGTTGCATGTGATCAATGAGCAGCTTGAGAAGTTTCAGATTCCCATTAGAGTGGATCTTACCGGTTAA
- a CDS encoding Bax inhibitor-1/YccA family protein, translated as MAFKTGNPALNKDTFAEVQTGGLVAGDNVMTLDGTAVKTAFLLLLLITSAAVTWKLYFAGNLVLVTSLFWVGVIGGFLVAMICVFNKKDAPFLAPVYAILEGLALGGISGIYQGEYQGIVMQAIGITVAVLVALLFAYTTHLVRVTENFKLGVIAATGGIALVYLVDLVGMFSHLWRVPFINMNDTSPVGILVCVGIAIVAALNLVLDFDFIEQGVNAKAPKYMEWYGAFGLLVTLVWLYLEILRILAKLRKR; from the coding sequence ATGGCATTCAAAACAGGCAACCCAGCTCTAAATAAAGACACTTTTGCAGAAGTTCAAACTGGAGGTTTGGTCGCAGGCGATAATGTAATGACGCTTGATGGCACTGCCGTTAAAACCGCATTCCTATTATTGCTGTTGATAACAAGTGCTGCTGTTACCTGGAAGCTTTACTTCGCTGGTAATTTAGTTTTAGTTACAAGTTTGTTTTGGGTTGGTGTAATTGGTGGGTTTTTGGTGGCAATGATTTGTGTCTTCAATAAGAAAGACGCGCCTTTTCTTGCCCCGGTATATGCCATCTTGGAAGGACTTGCCTTGGGCGGTATCTCGGGAATATACCAGGGCGAATATCAGGGCATCGTCATGCAGGCAATTGGCATAACTGTCGCTGTTTTGGTGGCTCTCTTGTTTGCATATACAACGCATCTGGTAAGAGTAACTGAGAACTTCAAGCTGGGAGTGATTGCAGCAACAGGCGGTATCGCTCTTGTTTATCTGGTGGATTTGGTCGGCATGTTCTCGCATCTTTGGCGCGTGCCGTTTATAAATATGAATGACACCAGTCCTGTAGGAATATTGGTGTGTGTTGGAATTGCTATCGTTGCAGCTCTCAATCTTGTGCTTGATTTTGATTTCATTGAACAAGGGGTAAATGCCAAAGCGCCCAAATACATGGAATGGTACGGAGCATTTGGTCTGCTTGTCACTCTCGTTTGGCTTTACTTGGAAATTCTGCGCATTCTGGCTAAATTGCGAAAACGCTAG
- a CDS encoding DUF4189 domain-containing protein: MPTLIALLVLILSALPTLAWEQETYQQHLEKLERESEGDRNFYNQIWNLDRHASRFCAIAYSKTTYQWGYSWGKATRRQAEQEAIKRSESKDAEILCWSKGEWYCALADGPKSYGGSEGVTAADAKAKALKIANDIAPGARIVLLVGGNPPTVRIFK, translated from the coding sequence GTGCCCACCCTAATTGCATTATTAGTCTTGATTCTATCTGCCCTTCCGACGCTCGCATGGGAGCAAGAAACCTACCAGCAGCACCTGGAAAAGCTAGAGCGAGAATCCGAAGGCGACAGGAATTTCTACAACCAAATATGGAATTTGGATCGTCATGCATCACGCTTCTGCGCAATTGCTTATTCCAAGACAACCTATCAATGGGGTTATTCCTGGGGCAAGGCAACTCGCCGACAAGCAGAGCAGGAAGCTATTAAACGTAGCGAGTCAAAGGATGCCGAAATTCTATGTTGGTCAAAAGGTGAGTGGTATTGTGCGCTAGCCGATGGACCCAAAAGCTACGGGGGCTCAGAGGGAGTAACGGCAGCAGACGCTAAAGCCAAGGCGTTAAAGATTGCCAACGATATAGCACCTGGCGCTCGCATTGTCTTGCTCGTTGGTGGTAATCCGCCGACCGTGCGTATATTCAAATAG
- a CDS encoding metallophosphatase domain-containing protein: protein MKIVIVSDTHNRLSEVKIPDGDILIHCGDFSMAGNAEEFEQFARDMEELPHKYKIVIAGNHELLFEAQPMNARGILRGVTYLQDEAIEIEGLKIYGSPWQPEFGNWAFNLPRNSPLLMQVWEKIPRDVNVLITHTPPHGILDKTREKKSVGCEVLRQRLKDLRSVKLHCFGHIHPAYGKKRIGDTLFVNAAIVDDKYKPANQPISCTL from the coding sequence ATGAAAATAGTAATCGTCTCCGACACCCATAATAGGCTAAGCGAAGTTAAGATCCCTGATGGAGATATTTTGATTCACTGCGGCGATTTCAGCATGGCCGGAAACGCCGAGGAATTCGAGCAATTTGCCAGAGATATGGAAGAATTGCCCCATAAATATAAGATTGTCATAGCCGGCAACCATGAATTACTTTTTGAAGCACAGCCAATGAATGCTAGAGGTATTCTGCGCGGTGTTACCTACTTGCAAGATGAAGCAATCGAGATTGAAGGACTCAAAATATACGGTAGTCCCTGGCAGCCCGAATTTGGCAACTGGGCATTTAACTTGCCACGCAATTCACCTTTGCTTATGCAAGTCTGGGAAAAGATTCCTCGTGATGTAAATGTACTCATAACTCACACACCTCCTCACGGAATTCTAGATAAAACCAGAGAGAAGAAGTCAGTTGGCTGTGAGGTATTGCGGCAGCGCTTAAAAGATTTAAGAAGCGTCAAACTTCATTGCTTTGGTCATATTCATCCTGCCTACGGAAAGAAAAGAATCGGCGATACTTTGTTTGTAAATGCGGCAATTGTTGACGATAAATACAAGCCGGCCAATCAGCCAATTTCCTGCACATTGTGA
- a CDS encoding DUF488 domain-containing protein, translated as MYRVFTIGHSNQSIESFIDQLAKFKIEAIADVRSSPYSKYTPHFSKDNLKLSLQTAGLKYVFLGRELGGMPKDESFYDEDGHVLYWKIAESEAFKTAIERLSKGSTTFTIALLCGEEDPSGCHRRLLVAKVLQDNGIDVGHIRGNGSVHSESDLQAQEQPSEQLTIFSVDKDTPWKSKHKVR; from the coding sequence TTGTACAGAGTATTCACGATTGGTCATTCCAATCAATCGATTGAAAGCTTTATAGATCAATTGGCGAAATTCAAAATAGAAGCAATCGCTGATGTTCGTTCGTCACCATACTCGAAATACACTCCGCACTTTAGCAAAGATAATTTGAAGTTGTCGTTGCAAACTGCCGGCTTAAAATATGTATTTCTGGGACGTGAATTAGGAGGCATGCCAAAAGACGAGTCATTCTATGACGAGGATGGGCATGTGCTCTATTGGAAAATTGCCGAGTCGGAAGCATTCAAAACTGCTATCGAAAGACTGAGCAAGGGCAGTACTACATTCACGATAGCGCTGCTATGTGGTGAAGAAGATCCAAGTGGTTGTCATCGACGACTGCTTGTGGCGAAAGTGCTGCAGGATAATGGGATTGATGTTGGTCACATTCGAGGTAACGGTAGTGTGCACTCCGAGTCTGATTTGCAGGCGCAAGAGCAGCCTAGTGAGCAATTGACCATTTTTTCCGTGGACAAGGATACGCCCTGGAAGTCTAAACATAAGGTTCGTTAA